CGAACGCCGGTTGCTTGGAAAACCGGGTTTTAGCGTCCAGTATCAGAATTTTGGAGCGGGGTTTGTGCTTCTTAAGGTAACAGGCGATGAGCGAGGCCCGTTCGTAGGGGCCAGGCGGACAGCGATAGGGATTGGGTGGGGCGGTGATCAGTACCACGCCACCGTCGGACATCGTGCGGATTTGCCGAGTGAGCAATGCGGTCTGGGGACCGGCTCTCCATGCGTGGGGAACGGTTCGGCTCGCCGCTTCGTCATAGCCTTCTATCGCATCCCAGCGAAAGTCGATGCCGGGAGAGAGGACCAACCGGTCGTAGGGTACCTCGGCACCGTCAGTCAGCACTGCGCGCCGTCGAGACCGGTCCAGCCGGGCAACCTGGGCGTTTACCGTCTTTATGTCCAGTTCCCGTCGTAAGGAATCATAAGAACGCACGAGTGTGCTCATGTCTTTGAGGCCGGCGACGGTTTCGTTCGAGCCGGGGCAGGACAGATAGCTGTCGCGCGGCTCGATGAGCGTGACGGTAAGGTCGGGATTCATAAGCTTCAGATAGCGAGCCGCTGTGGCGCCGCCATAGCCGCCGCCGACGACCACGACCCGGCCGGAGCCATTGCGGCGAACAAATCTACCGAAAGTGCATCCACACAAACCCCAGCCGAAGCCGCAGCCGGCCAACAGATGCAGGAATCGACGCCGGGGGTTCACGGCCTCTTTCCTAGCAAGCCGGCAATTTCTTCGATTTCACCATCTTTGAGACCGGCTGCGATCCGGTTCATGACTGTGCCCGATCGCTTGCCGTCACGGTAATCCCGCAAGCGCGAGGCTATTTCGCCCGGTGCAAAGCGACGGAGCGATGCCAGATCGGAAAGCTGCCCGTTTTCTTGCCCTTCCTTTTCCGCATGACAGCCGCGACACCCGAGGGACGACAGAGCAACATCCGGAGTTTCGGCGTAGGCGGGGAGGCGGAGCGTGAACGCGATCGTGGCGGCCTGGGCGGTCCTCGTAAACCATCGAAAGGTGCAACGGGTGTTCAACTGGTGACTCACGGCGGGTCATCCTGTAGCGTTCGGCCTTACCGATATTATGCAAGGCATCGATTCCTCCAAGTCGAGATTCAACGAGAGATGCCACATAAATCGCACACAACCTGTTGATTTATATTGAATCACCCCTGCGTCAAAATGTCGCAGATTTTTCTTGACAGTTTGATGAAGGGTGATAGACTCCCTCGCACCGAAGGACCGGAACCGCCTCTGTTGCGGGACCAATAGAATGCCCGTTAGAGGCAAAAAGATAGGGAATTAGAGAAGTGGGGTGTCGGTTGAAACACCGGCCCCTGTTCAACCATAACGAGGAGGATAAAACAATGGCAGCAACAACCATTGGTGGTGCAGCTGCGGCCGAAGCGCCGCTGCTGGACAAGAAGTGGCTCACGTTCGCGCTGGCGCTCTACACCGTGTTCTACATGTGGGTGCGCTGGTATGAAGGCGTTTACGGCTGGTCCGCCGGCCTGGACTCGTTCGCACCGGAGTTCGAAACCTACTGGATGAACTTCCTGTACACCGAGATCGTCCTGGAAATCATGACGGCTTCGATCCTGTGGGGCTACCTGTGGAAGACCCGCGACCGCAACCTGGCCGCGCTGAGCCCGCGTGAAGAACTGCGCCGCAACTTCACCCATCTGGTGTGGCTGGTGGCCTACGCCTGGGCCATCTACTGGGGCGCTTCCTACTTCACCGAGCAGGACGGCACCTGGCATCAGACGATCGTGCGCGACACCGACTTCACCCCGTCGCACATCATCGAGTTCTATCTGAGCTACCCGATCTACATCATCACCGGCTTTGCGGCGTTCCTCTACGCCAAGACGCGTCTGCCGTTCTTCGCGAAGGGCATCTCGCTGCCGTACCTAGTGCTGGTGGTGGGTCCGTTCATGATTCTGCCGAACGTGGGTCTGAACGAGTGGGGTCACACCTTCTGGTTCATGGAAGAGCTGTTCGTGGCGCCGCTGCACTACGGCTTCGTGATCTTCGGCTGGCTGGCGCTGGCCGTCATGGGCACGCTGACCCAGACCTTCTACAGCTTCGCTCAGAGCGGGTTCGGTCAGTCCATCTGTGAAGCCGTGGACGAAGGCTTGATCGCGAAATAAGGAACTGTCAGGCCGGCGGCCGGTTTTCGGGGTTCTGGCGACAGGCCTCAAGCCGGTCCGGCGGCCGGAAGGGACTCGCGGCGATGGGTGTCCGGGGATTCCCGGGCACCGTCGAAAATAAGAAAACGACAAATTTGGAGGTAACTTTAATGAGTGCTGCGCAATCTGCGGTTCGTTCGCACGCCGAAGCGGTCCAGCTGTCCCGGACCATCGACTGGCTGGCCTTGTTCGTGGTGTTCTTCGTGATCGTGGGCTCGTACCACATTCACGCCATGCTCACCATGGGCGACTGGGACTTCTGGTCGGACTGGAAAGACCGTCGACTGTGGGTCACCGTGACCCCGATCGTGCTGGTCACCTTCCCGGCGGCCGTCCAATCCTACCTGTGGGAACGGTATCGTCTGCCCTGGGGAGCGACCGTCTGCATCCTCGGCCTGCTGCTGGGTGAGTGGATCAACCGGTACTTCAACTTCTGGGGCTGGACCTACTTCCCGGTCAACTTCTGCTTCCCCGCCTCGCTGGTGCCGGGCGCGATCATTCTGGACACGGTCCTGATGCTGTCGGGCAGCTACCTGTTCACCGCCATCGTCGGTGCCATGGGCTGGGGTCTGATCTTCTACCCGGGCAACTGGCCGATCATCGCGCCGCTGCACGTACCGGTGGAGTACAACGGCATGCTGATGTCGATCGCCGACATCCAGGGCTACAACTACGTCCGCACGGGTACCCCGGAATACATCCGCATGGTAGAGAAGGGCACCCTGCGTACCTTCGGTAAGGACGTCGCCCCGGTATCGGCATTCTTCTCCGCGTTCATGTCGATCCTGATCTACTTCATGTGGCACTTCATCGGTCGCTGGTTCTCCAACGAACGGTTCCTGCAGGCCACCTGATCGTCACGATCGGGCCCGCGCAAGACCTATGTGAGAGAGCGTCCGGCCGGGTGACTGGCCGGCGAGAGACCCAACAGCAAGAACTCGAAAGAGGAGAGATCATGAAAACAATAAAGGACCGGATTGCAAAATGGTCTGCAATCGGACTGCTGTCCGCCGTGGCAGCGACCAGCTTCTACGCCCCGAACGCTGCCGCCCACGGTGAGAAATCGCAGGCCGCGTTCATGCGTATGCGTACCATCCACTGGTACGATCTGACCTGGTCGAAAGAGAAAGTCAAAATCAACGAAACCGTGGAAATCAAAGGCAAGTTCCACGTGTTCGAAGGCTGGCCGGAAACGGTCGACGAACCGGATGTCGCGTTCCTCAACGTCGGCATGCCGGGCCCGGTGTTCATCCGCAAGGAATCGTACATCGGCGGTCAGCTGGTGCCGCGTTCGGTGCGCCTGGAAATTGGCAAGACCTACGACTTCCGGGTTGTTCTCAAGGCCCGTCGTCCGGGTGACTGGCACGTCCACACCATGATGAACGTCCAGGGCGGCGGTCCGATCATCGGCCCCGGCAAGTGGATCACCGTGGAAGGCTCCATGAGCGAGTTCCGGAACCCCGTCACCACCCTGACCGGGCAGACGGTGGACCTGGAGAACTACAACGAAGGCAACACCTACTTCTGGCATGCCTTCTGGTTCGCCATCGGCATTGCCTGGATCGGCTACTGGTCGCGCCGACCGATCTTCATCCCCCGTCTGCTGATGGTGGATGCAGGCCGTGCGGACGAACTGGTGTCCACCACCGACCGCAAGGTGGCGATGGGCTTCCTGGCCGCCACCATCCTGATCGTGGTCATGGCCATGTCCAGCGCCAACAGCAAGTACCCGATCACCATCCCGCTGCAGGCCGGCACCATGCGTGGCATGAAGCCGCTGGAAATGGCAGCGCCGACGGTTTCGGTGAAAGTGGAAGACGCCACCTACCGGGTGCCGGGTCGCGCCATGCGGATGAAGCTCACCATCACCAACCACGGCAACAGCCCGATCCGGTTGGGTGAGTTCTACACCGCGTCGGTACGTTTCCTGGATTCCAGCGTCTACAAGGACACCACCGGCTATCCGGAAGACCTGCTGGCCGAAGACGGCCTGAGCGTCAGCGACAACAGCCCGCTGGCTCCGGGTGAGACCCGCACGGTCGACGTCACCGCGTCGGACGCAGCGTGGGAAGTGTATCGTCTGTCCGACATCATCTACGATCCGGACAGCCGTTTCGCCGGTCTGTTGTTCTTCTTCGACGCAACGGGCAACCGTCAGGTCACCCAGATCGACGCACCGCTGATCCCGTCGTTCATGTAATCGCTCACGGGGAAGTCCTTCGGGGCTTCCCCTCGGCGGTAAAGGTAAAAGCAAAAACCCCCGGCCGGCAACGGCTGGGGGTTTTTGTTTCATGAAGCCGGGGAGTGCGCGATCAGGGTTCTAGAGCCGTCCGGCCGCACCGGTCACGTGCGAATTGCCAAGCGACTCGCCCACTACGCGATCCGCGAGCGAGCGCCCAGCGCAAGGCCTCTGCGCGGATGTCGATCCAATTGGTTCTTAGTTCAGGGGTTCCCAGCTTTTCCAGCCAGTATTCGACCGTCGTCAAATAATCGTCCTGGGAGAATGGATGGAACGATATCCACAAGCCAAACCGCTCGGATAGCGAAATTTTCTCCTCGACCGAATCGCTGTGGTGGATTTCATTTTCAGCGCGACGCGCTTCCAGGTTTTCCGCCATATATTCCGGCAACAGATGCCGCCGGTTGGATGTGGCGTAAATCAGCAGATTGGCGCTCAATACACTCGTAGAACCATCCAGCACCGATTTCAAGGCCTTGTAGCCGGGTTCTTCGCTTTCGAATGACAAATCGTCGGAAAATAGAATGAAGCGCTCGGGGCGATCGTGAATATACTCGAGTATGTCCGGCAATTCCGCAAGACGGTTTTTGTCCACTTCTATCAGGCGGAGTCCGGATTCGGCGTAATCGTGGAGCAGCGCCTTGACTAGGGACGATTTTCCAGTTCCCTTTGAGCCCCAGAGCAGCGCGTTGTTGGCAGGCAAGCCCTGGAGAAACTGCCGGGTATTGCGTTCGAGCGCCGCTTTTTGGCGATCAATGCACAACAGGTCGCAGAGGCCGATGTCGTGCGGTCGCCGCACAGGCTTCAAAGATGGTCCGCAGCCGCTTCCGCTCCACCGATACGCCACGTACGTCCAATCAATAGGTGAGGGAACTGGCGGAGCGAGGCGTTCCACGGCGTCTGCCAGCCTTTGCAATTCCGCCAGCAGATTGGTGCGGTCCGGTATCATGCGATGCTTGGTTCAAGCGTCAATTCGCTTGTACTTGATCCGATGCGGAGTGCTCCCTTCCTCGCCAAGACGGCGGCGGCGATCCGCTTCGTAATCGGCGTAGTTGCCTTCGAACCAGACCACTTCGCTTTCCCCTTCGAACGCAAGGATGTGGGTGGCTATGCGATCCAGGAACCAACGGTCATGGGAAATCACCACTACGCAGCCGGGAAAGTCCAGCAGGGCATCTTCCAAAGCCCGTAGCGTTTCGACATCGAGGTCGTTGGTGGGTTCGTCAAGCAGCAGGACATTGCCGCCGCTGCGGAGCAGCTTGGCGAGGTGGACCCGGTTGCGTTCGCCGCCCGAGAGTTCGCCGATGCGTTTCTGCTGGTCCGAACCCTTGAAGTTGAAACGTCCCACGTAGGCGCGCGACGGCGTTTGGTAGGCTCCCACCGTAATCATGTCGAGACCGTCGGAAATTTCTTCCCAAACGGTTTTGCTGTCGTCCATATGTTCACGGAACTGCTCCACGTAGGCCAGTTTGACCGTTGGGCCGATGCGGATGGAGCCCAGGTCGGGCGAATCAAAACCGGCGATCATGCGGAACAGCGTGGTTTTGCCGGCGCCGTTGGGTCCGATCACGCCGACGATGCCCCCCGGTGGAAGCCGGAAGCTCAGATTTTCGACCAGAATACGTCCCTTGAATCCCTTGCATACGTCTTCGAATTCAACGACGAGGTCACCGAGGCGAGGGCCCGGCGGAATATAGATTTCTTTGGTTTCGTTCCGTTTCTGCACATCGCTCTGGCTCAGTTCCTCGAACTTGGCCAGACGTGCCTTGCTTTTGGCATGGCGGCCTTTCGGGTTGGATCTTACCCATTCGAGTTCCGCCTTCATGGCCTTCATGCGGGCGGTTTCCTGCTTTTCTTCCATCTCCAGCCGGGCTTCCTTTTGCTCCAGCCAGGAGGAGTAATTGCCTTCCCAGGGAATTCCGCGGCCCCGGTCGAGTTCGAGAATCCAGCCGGCCACGTTGTCCAGGAAATAACGGTCGTGGGTAACGGCCACGACCGTTCCATTATAGTCGTGGAGAAACCGTTCCAGCCAAGCCACGGACTCCGCGTCGAGATGATTGGTTGGCTCGTCGACCAACAACATGTCTGGGTTGGACAGCAGCAGGCGGCACAGGGCAACGCGGCGGCGCTCGCCTCCGGAGAGTTTGGTGACGTCGGCATCCCAGTCGGGAAGTCTTAATGCGTCGGCGGCGATTTCGAGTTTTCGGTCCAGTTCCCATGCGCCGGCAGCATCGATCTTGTCCTGGAGTTCGGCCTGTTCGGCAAGGAGCTTGTCGAAGTCCGCATCCGGGTCGGCGAAGGCGTTGCTGATTTGGTTGAATCGATCCAGGAGGGCTTTGGTCTCGGCGACGCCGTCCTCGACGTTTCCCCGCACCGTTTTCGCCGGATCGAGCTGGGGTTCTTGCGCCAGGTAGCCGATCTTGATGCCGGATTGCGGCCGCGCCTCCCCGTCGTACTCCGTGTCGACGCCCGCCATGATGCGAAGGAGGGTAGATTTGCCCGCGCCGTTGAGGCCGAGTACGCCGATCTTGGCGCCCGGGAAGAAGGAGAGGGAGATGTTTTCCAGGATCGTCCGCTTGGGGGGAACGATCTTGGAAACCCGGTTCATGGTGTAAATATATTGTGCCATTTTGAGTGCGTTATGGGACTTCCGATCATAGTATTATTTCACGTTCGCGCCCGTGAGTGACAGGCTTGCTTGAGAAGAGAGGACAGCGGATGAACGCCGAATTCAGCGTGCGTGTACATTCGAGACTGGCAGAGTTGCCGGCGAAGCTGTGGGACACATTTGGCAGTCCCGATGCACCTCTGAGCCACGAATTTCTCTCGGCGCTGGAGGAGGCCGGGTGTCTGGGTGAAGCCGTCGGCTGGATTCCCATGCACCTCTCGTTCGCTGCGACGGGTAGCGCCTCCCCATTCGCCGCCATGCCCGCCTACGTCAAGACCAATTCGTTCGGTGAATTCGTATTCGATTGGGCATGGGCCGAAGCGTATTCGCGGGCCGGCTTGGCATATTACCCGAAGTGGGTTATAGCGTCGCCCTTCACGCCTGTCACGGGGCGGCGTCTGCTGGCGCCTGCGGCGGTGCCGGAATCCTTACGAGAGGTGATGCTGGAGCGCGCCGTCACGGCGGGTGAGTCCGCTGGCGTATCGTCCATGCATTGGCT
This portion of the Methylococcus mesophilus genome encodes:
- a CDS encoding ATP-binding protein, which translates into the protein MIPDRTNLLAELQRLADAVERLAPPVPSPIDWTYVAYRWSGSGCGPSLKPVRRPHDIGLCDLLCIDRQKAALERNTRQFLQGLPANNALLWGSKGTGKSSLVKALLHDYAESGLRLIEVDKNRLAELPDILEYIHDRPERFILFSDDLSFESEEPGYKALKSVLDGSTSVLSANLLIYATSNRRHLLPEYMAENLEARRAENEIHHSDSVEEKISLSERFGLWISFHPFSQDDYLTTVEYWLEKLGTPELRTNWIDIRAEALRWALARGSRSGRVAWQFARDRCGRTALEP
- a CDS encoding c-type cytochrome; the protein is MSHQLNTRCTFRWFTRTAQAATIAFTLRLPAYAETPDVALSSLGCRGCHAEKEGQENGQLSDLASLRRFAPGEIASRLRDYRDGKRSGTVMNRIAAGLKDGEIEEIAGLLGKRP
- the ettA gene encoding energy-dependent translational throttle protein EttA; the protein is MAQYIYTMNRVSKIVPPKRTILENISLSFFPGAKIGVLGLNGAGKSTLLRIMAGVDTEYDGEARPQSGIKIGYLAQEPQLDPAKTVRGNVEDGVAETKALLDRFNQISNAFADPDADFDKLLAEQAELQDKIDAAGAWELDRKLEIAADALRLPDWDADVTKLSGGERRRVALCRLLLSNPDMLLVDEPTNHLDAESVAWLERFLHDYNGTVVAVTHDRYFLDNVAGWILELDRGRGIPWEGNYSSWLEQKEARLEMEEKQETARMKAMKAELEWVRSNPKGRHAKSKARLAKFEELSQSDVQKRNETKEIYIPPGPRLGDLVVEFEDVCKGFKGRILVENLSFRLPPGGIVGVIGPNGAGKTTLFRMIAGFDSPDLGSIRIGPTVKLAYVEQFREHMDDSKTVWEEISDGLDMITVGAYQTPSRAYVGRFNFKGSDQQKRIGELSGGERNRVHLAKLLRSGGNVLLLDEPTNDLDVETLRALEDALLDFPGCVVVISHDRWFLDRIATHILAFEGESEVVWFEGNYADYEADRRRRLGEEGSTPHRIKYKRIDA
- the amoA gene encoding bacterial ammonia monooxygenase, subunit AmoA, with the protein product MSAAQSAVRSHAEAVQLSRTIDWLALFVVFFVIVGSYHIHAMLTMGDWDFWSDWKDRRLWVTVTPIVLVTFPAAVQSYLWERYRLPWGATVCILGLLLGEWINRYFNFWGWTYFPVNFCFPASLVPGAIILDTVLMLSGSYLFTAIVGAMGWGLIFYPGNWPIIAPLHVPVEYNGMLMSIADIQGYNYVRTGTPEYIRMVEKGTLRTFGKDVAPVSAFFSAFMSILIYFMWHFIGRWFSNERFLQAT
- the amoC gene encoding bacterial ammonia monooxygenase, subunit AmoC codes for the protein MAATTIGGAAAAEAPLLDKKWLTFALALYTVFYMWVRWYEGVYGWSAGLDSFAPEFETYWMNFLYTEIVLEIMTASILWGYLWKTRDRNLAALSPREELRRNFTHLVWLVAYAWAIYWGASYFTEQDGTWHQTIVRDTDFTPSHIIEFYLSYPIYIITGFAAFLYAKTRLPFFAKGISLPYLVLVVGPFMILPNVGLNEWGHTFWFMEELFVAPLHYGFVIFGWLALAVMGTLTQTFYSFAQSGFGQSICEAVDEGLIAK
- a CDS encoding NAD(P)/FAD-dependent oxidoreductase, yielding MNPRRRFLHLLAGCGFGWGLCGCTFGRFVRRNGSGRVVVVGGGYGGATAARYLKLMNPDLTVTLIEPRDSYLSCPGSNETVAGLKDMSTLVRSYDSLRRELDIKTVNAQVARLDRSRRRAVLTDGAEVPYDRLVLSPGIDFRWDAIEGYDEAASRTVPHAWRAGPQTALLTRQIRTMSDGGVVLITAPPNPYRCPPGPYERASLIACYLKKHKPRSKILILDAKTRFSKQPAFEQAWRELYGDMVEWISSEKQGRLERIDAVARTVETEFDAFRPDVLNVIPPQKAGALAETSGLTDASGWCPIDPVTFASPYDSAIHIIGDACRAAPMPKSAFSANSQAKVCAAAVVASLAGEPPPQPLLINHCYSFVAPDEAISITGVYGYSRNDGQLETRSAGETSPHGDRLREAIYARAWQRNFRTDVFGY
- the amoB gene encoding bacterial ammonia monooxygenase, subunit AmoB, which translates into the protein MKTIKDRIAKWSAIGLLSAVAATSFYAPNAAAHGEKSQAAFMRMRTIHWYDLTWSKEKVKINETVEIKGKFHVFEGWPETVDEPDVAFLNVGMPGPVFIRKESYIGGQLVPRSVRLEIGKTYDFRVVLKARRPGDWHVHTMMNVQGGGPIIGPGKWITVEGSMSEFRNPVTTLTGQTVDLENYNEGNTYFWHAFWFAIGIAWIGYWSRRPIFIPRLLMVDAGRADELVSTTDRKVAMGFLAATILIVVMAMSSANSKYPITIPLQAGTMRGMKPLEMAAPTVSVKVEDATYRVPGRAMRMKLTITNHGNSPIRLGEFYTASVRFLDSSVYKDTTGYPEDLLAEDGLSVSDNSPLAPGETRTVDVTASDAAWEVYRLSDIIYDPDSRFAGLLFFFDATGNRQVTQIDAPLIPSFM